A genomic segment from Tuwongella immobilis encodes:
- the pyrH gene encoding UMP kinase, protein MSETANGDGLKPKYKRVLLKLSGEAFGQGSKSGISIDETLNIAQQVKRVVDRGVQLAIVVGGGNILRGAQFSAGGSLINEVTADYMGMLATILNGLALQEAMESLNYQTRLLSAIPMQSVSEPYIRRRAIRHLEKNRVVVLAAGTGNPGVTTDSAAALRAWELGCEVLLKATRVDGVYSDDPERNPHAVRYEKLTYAQVVRDNLRVMDIPAIDRCREAKMPILVFDYKREGSIERAIAGHPIGTWVCDS, encoded by the coding sequence ATGAGCGAGACGGCAAACGGCGACGGATTGAAGCCGAAGTATAAACGGGTATTACTGAAGCTAAGCGGCGAGGCATTTGGTCAAGGGTCCAAGTCGGGCATTAGCATCGACGAAACTCTGAACATTGCCCAGCAAGTGAAGCGCGTGGTGGATCGCGGTGTGCAGCTTGCGATCGTTGTGGGTGGCGGCAACATCCTGCGGGGCGCGCAGTTCTCCGCCGGCGGGAGCCTCATCAACGAAGTGACCGCCGACTACATGGGCATGCTGGCCACCATCCTGAACGGATTGGCGCTGCAAGAAGCCATGGAAAGTCTGAATTATCAGACGCGGTTGCTGTCGGCGATTCCGATGCAATCGGTGTCGGAACCGTACATCCGCCGCCGAGCCATTCGCCATCTGGAAAAAAATCGCGTGGTGGTGTTGGCGGCAGGCACGGGCAATCCCGGCGTGACGACCGATAGCGCAGCGGCACTGCGGGCCTGGGAATTGGGCTGCGAAGTGCTGCTGAAGGCGACACGCGTGGATGGCGTCTACAGCGATGACCCGGAGCGAAATCCGCATGCCGTGCGGTACGAAAAGTTGACCTACGCCCAAGTGGTGCGCGATAATCTGCGTGTAATGGATATTCCGGCCATCGATCGCTGTCGAGAAGCGAAGATGCCGATTTTGGTGTTTGATTACAAGCGGGAAGGATCGATCGAGCGGGCCATTGCCGGGCACCCCATCGGGACCTGGGTTTGTGATAGCTGA
- the frr gene encoding ribosome recycling factor: MTSDEILMDCEERMEKATNHFRDELRGLRTGRATPALLDNIRVEYYGSPTPVKQIATISTPDPQQLMIKPFNAEDLKEIEKAIRSSDLGLAPNNDGKVIRLKIPPMSGDQRKKMVTRMSKLAEDARVSCRNIRRDGNKHFDQAEKDKTMTEDDRDSGKEEVQNLLKTYEAKIDDMLEKKTKEIMES, translated from the coding sequence ATGACCAGCGACGAAATTTTGATGGATTGCGAAGAGCGGATGGAAAAGGCGACCAACCACTTCCGCGATGAATTGCGCGGTCTGCGCACCGGCCGTGCCACCCCGGCACTGCTGGACAACATTCGCGTGGAATACTACGGCTCGCCCACCCCGGTGAAGCAAATCGCCACCATTTCCACGCCCGACCCGCAACAATTGATGATCAAACCGTTCAACGCGGAAGATCTCAAGGAAATCGAAAAAGCGATTCGCTCCAGCGATCTGGGATTGGCTCCAAATAACGACGGCAAAGTCATTCGCTTGAAGATTCCCCCCATGTCGGGCGATCAACGCAAGAAGATGGTCACCCGCATGAGCAAGCTGGCCGAAGATGCTCGCGTCTCCTGCCGCAACATCCGCCGCGATGGCAACAAGCACTTCGACCAGGCCGAAAAAGACAAAACCATGACCGAAGACGATCGCGACAGCGGCAAGGAAGAAGTGCAAAATCTGCTGAAAACCTACGAAGCCAAGATCGACGACATGCTCGAAAAAAAGACCAAAGAGATTATGGAGTCTTGA
- a CDS encoding cation-translocating P-type ATPase — protein MRSLADIVQSISISRENGLTAAQVQESRSRFGANELTPLPREPLWKKFLEKFDDPIIKILLAATLLSMVVDLFKFDTTYAGISLGLIVTTLVALFATKKTEWLPSGMFVLAVVILGIGLISGHPPIEGIAVMVAVMLATGVAFYSELKSDREFEVLNAQKDALQVKVQRDGVVQTIPLPEVVVGDLVILEMGDEVPADGRLIKATELMIDQSLMTGESEAVKKSVRPDDDTAEGPDQPACLYRGTQVVDGAGQMIVAEVGDRTMIGEIARRLSGDAEPEEGEGDETPATAESRVQQKLTISKAQTPLQEKLTALAELISKVGYIAAVAIFIALVGLGIFRGQIGLSVGFVDNLKAVLDAFVYMVIIIVVAVPEGLPMSVTVSLAMAMRKMTRANSLVRQLVACETIGSATVICSDKTGTLTQNKMVVDRIGVEGKVINRGGAGWPSIVPEKLGPETPNTPAEWIGLNAGANSTANLEEKDGKILTVGNSTEGSLLNWLRENGASYAKLRSDFPVTYQIHFSSDRKRMTTVVPYGSKMLVLVKGAPEVLLEQCKLAANADGSIQELNSDLRGVIQQQLRDAAGDAMRTLAFAHAELDATFPTDEESIHERRHELETRLVFDGFVAIRDPLRPDVKDAVDRCRQAGIEVKMITGDNIETARAIGRDIGLMDSPNAIALTSAEFNALTDDQVKEQLPNLRILARARPLDKFRMVRLLQEQSQVVAMTGDGTNDAPSLKKADVGLSMGIAGTEVAKEASKIVLLDDSFSTIVKAVQWGRSLYENIQRFIQFQLTINVSALLIAFLAPLIGALFGFSDVKPPFTVLQLLWINIIMDTFAAIALCSEPPREELMRAKPKRRDENIVSPSMQSNILITGAFYVVAMLTLLFGMAAGGWFAADPNWSAGQVDGRQASIFFSVYVLFQVWNQINCRSLTPASSGLWGLNQNPTLLAIQAIILAVQILIMSVPFLAAIFLNLKPGSEEAARATLSVVDWLVIFVATSSVLLFGEIVRRIRNSSAKPV, from the coding sequence ATGCGTAGTTTGGCTGACATCGTTCAATCCATCTCCATTTCGCGTGAGAATGGATTGACGGCTGCTCAGGTGCAGGAAAGTCGTTCGCGGTTTGGTGCGAATGAACTCACTCCGCTGCCCCGTGAGCCACTCTGGAAGAAATTCCTCGAAAAATTTGATGATCCCATTATCAAAATCCTGCTGGCAGCCACCCTGCTAAGCATGGTTGTTGATCTGTTCAAATTTGATACGACGTATGCCGGGATCAGCCTGGGGCTGATTGTCACCACGTTGGTGGCCCTGTTTGCGACCAAGAAAACCGAATGGTTGCCCTCGGGCATGTTCGTGTTGGCGGTGGTGATTCTCGGCATCGGCCTGATTAGTGGGCATCCGCCGATCGAAGGCATCGCCGTCATGGTGGCCGTCATGCTCGCCACCGGAGTCGCATTTTATAGCGAACTCAAGAGCGACCGCGAATTTGAAGTGCTCAACGCCCAGAAAGATGCCCTGCAAGTCAAGGTGCAGCGCGATGGCGTGGTGCAGACGATTCCGCTGCCCGAAGTCGTCGTCGGCGATCTGGTGATTCTGGAAATGGGCGACGAAGTGCCCGCCGATGGTCGGTTGATTAAAGCGACGGAATTGATGATCGACCAGTCGCTGATGACCGGCGAATCCGAAGCGGTGAAAAAATCGGTGCGGCCCGACGATGACACCGCCGAAGGTCCGGACCAACCCGCGTGCTTGTATCGGGGCACGCAGGTGGTGGATGGCGCGGGGCAGATGATTGTCGCCGAGGTGGGCGATCGCACGATGATCGGCGAAATCGCGCGGCGGCTCTCCGGCGATGCCGAACCGGAAGAAGGCGAAGGCGACGAAACGCCTGCGACCGCCGAAAGCCGCGTGCAGCAAAAGCTGACCATCTCCAAAGCTCAAACACCGCTGCAAGAAAAGCTGACCGCGCTAGCGGAACTCATCAGCAAAGTGGGCTACATTGCCGCCGTTGCCATCTTCATCGCGCTGGTGGGGTTGGGCATCTTCCGCGGGCAGATTGGCCTGTCGGTTGGCTTTGTGGATAACCTCAAGGCCGTGCTGGATGCCTTTGTGTACATGGTCATCATCATCGTGGTGGCGGTGCCGGAAGGGCTGCCGATGAGCGTGACGGTATCGCTGGCCATGGCGATGCGGAAGATGACACGGGCCAACAGTTTAGTGCGCCAATTGGTGGCGTGCGAAACCATCGGCTCGGCGACGGTGATCTGCTCGGACAAGACCGGCACCCTCACGCAAAATAAGATGGTGGTTGACCGCATTGGCGTGGAAGGCAAGGTCATCAATCGGGGTGGTGCCGGGTGGCCGAGCATCGTCCCGGAAAAGCTCGGGCCGGAGACGCCGAACACGCCCGCGGAGTGGATTGGCTTGAATGCCGGGGCCAACTCGACGGCCAATCTCGAAGAAAAAGACGGCAAGATTCTGACGGTCGGCAATTCGACCGAAGGCTCGTTGCTGAACTGGCTTCGGGAAAATGGCGCGAGCTACGCCAAACTGCGAAGCGATTTCCCCGTGACGTATCAAATCCACTTCTCGTCGGATCGGAAGCGGATGACAACGGTGGTTCCCTACGGCTCCAAAATGCTGGTGCTGGTCAAGGGTGCCCCGGAAGTGCTGCTGGAACAGTGCAAATTGGCTGCGAACGCGGATGGCAGCATTCAGGAATTGAATTCCGATCTGCGAGGCGTGATTCAGCAGCAATTGCGCGATGCTGCGGGCGATGCGATGCGGACGCTGGCATTCGCACACGCGGAATTGGATGCGACTTTCCCGACCGACGAAGAATCGATTCACGAACGTCGGCACGAACTGGAAACCCGACTGGTGTTTGATGGCTTCGTGGCGATTCGTGACCCGCTGCGGCCCGATGTCAAAGACGCGGTCGATCGCTGTCGGCAGGCCGGCATCGAAGTGAAGATGATTACCGGCGACAACATCGAAACCGCCCGCGCCATCGGTCGAGATATTGGCCTGATGGATTCGCCCAACGCGATTGCATTGACCAGCGCGGAATTCAACGCACTGACCGACGATCAAGTCAAAGAGCAACTGCCGAACCTGCGAATTCTGGCACGCGCCCGACCGTTGGACAAATTCCGGATGGTGCGGCTGCTGCAAGAACAATCGCAAGTGGTTGCCATGACGGGAGATGGCACCAACGATGCCCCATCGCTGAAGAAAGCCGATGTCGGGCTGTCGATGGGCATTGCCGGCACCGAAGTGGCCAAGGAAGCCTCGAAGATTGTGCTGCTGGACGATTCGTTTTCGACGATCGTGAAAGCCGTCCAATGGGGCCGATCGCTGTACGAAAACATTCAACGATTCATTCAGTTCCAACTCACGATTAACGTGAGTGCGTTGTTGATTGCCTTCCTCGCCCCGTTAATCGGTGCGCTGTTCGGCTTCAGCGATGTCAAGCCGCCGTTTACGGTGCTGCAACTGCTGTGGATCAACATCATCATGGACACCTTCGCCGCAATCGCGTTGTGCAGCGAACCGCCGCGCGAAGAACTGATGCGGGCCAAGCCGAAGCGCCGCGATGAAAACATCGTGTCGCCGAGCATGCAGTCGAACATTCTCATCACGGGTGCGTTCTACGTGGTGGCCATGTTGACGCTGCTGTTTGGCATGGCGGCGGGTGGGTGGTTTGCCGCCGATCCAAACTGGTCCGCCGGGCAAGTCGATGGTCGCCAGGCGAGTATCTTCTTCTCGGTGTATGTGTTGTTCCAAGTGTGGAACCAGATCAATTGCCGATCGCTCACCCCGGCCAGCAGCGGCTTGTGGGGGCTGAATCAGAACCCGACATTGTTGGCAATTCAGGCGATTATTCTGGCAGTGCAGATTCTGATTATGAGCGTACCGTTCCTGGCCGCCATCTTCTTGAATCTGAAGCCCGGCAGCGAAGAGGCCGCCCGAGCGACGCTCAGCGTGGTCGATTGGCTGGTGATTTTCGTGGCGACCTCGTCGGTGTTGCTGTTTGGCGAAATCGTGCGGCGGATTCGCAATTCCTCGGCCAAGCCCGTGTAA
- the hisD gene encoding histidinol dehydrogenase — MPPLKMRRIDCSTSNAVAQLKALRDQFSSDGDVVSARDRKLTQAVFGEALSPVQSVDRILADVRSQGLEAVLRYTEAFDKVKLTAKTIRVPASEMADAYASAAPEFLETIRRIRENILAFQMGLVHTSAILPVTGMYELELRYRPMRRVGICCPGGAAAYPSTLLMTVCPAIAAGVKELVVVMPPRDSGAYNKDMLAVCHMLGVKEVYRIGGAQAVGAMAYGVQGIEPVDMIVGPGNLFVALAKKKVFGQVAIDCIAGPSEVVVLADSTSNPAFLAADLIAQAEHSPGVPILVSKHAPLFDAVDEALEHQLGELSRSELTRDCLERFGSYVLVKDDDEMIRITNELAPEHLHIQTRDPEAMSDQIDNAGAIFLGTYTPVALGDYAAGPSHVLPTGGTSRFTSGLNANDFMKRTSIISFTRSGLREIADDVVRIAEKEGLTGHAASVTIRLQEIGAPAKPKKPEKPAVTPKPVLDKVPVPEKPSEKSRR, encoded by the coding sequence ATGCCACCGCTGAAGATGCGGCGCATCGATTGCTCAACTTCAAACGCTGTGGCCCAACTCAAAGCCCTGCGCGACCAGTTTAGCAGCGATGGCGACGTGGTTTCGGCCCGCGATCGAAAGCTGACCCAAGCGGTCTTCGGCGAGGCTCTCTCGCCGGTGCAGTCGGTCGATCGCATTCTGGCCGATGTTCGCTCTCAGGGTCTTGAGGCGGTGCTTCGCTACACCGAGGCGTTTGACAAAGTCAAGCTCACCGCAAAAACGATCCGGGTTCCGGCAAGCGAAATGGCGGATGCTTACGCCAGCGCGGCCCCCGAATTCCTCGAAACCATCCGCCGAATTCGGGAAAATATCCTCGCATTCCAGATGGGGCTGGTTCACACCTCGGCCATTCTTCCGGTTACCGGAATGTACGAGCTGGAACTCCGCTATCGACCCATGCGACGGGTGGGCATCTGCTGCCCCGGCGGCGCGGCGGCCTATCCGTCCACGCTGCTGATGACCGTCTGCCCGGCCATTGCCGCCGGAGTCAAGGAACTCGTGGTGGTCATGCCGCCACGCGATTCCGGGGCGTATAACAAAGACATGCTCGCCGTTTGCCATATGCTCGGCGTCAAAGAAGTCTACCGCATCGGCGGCGCTCAAGCCGTGGGTGCCATGGCCTATGGCGTCCAAGGAATCGAGCCGGTGGATATGATCGTCGGACCGGGCAACCTGTTCGTCGCTCTGGCCAAGAAGAAAGTCTTCGGCCAAGTCGCCATCGATTGCATCGCTGGCCCCAGCGAAGTCGTCGTGCTGGCGGATAGCACCTCCAACCCGGCATTCCTGGCCGCCGATTTGATCGCCCAGGCCGAACATTCGCCCGGTGTGCCGATTCTCGTCAGCAAGCACGCGCCGCTGTTCGATGCCGTCGATGAGGCATTGGAACACCAACTTGGCGAACTGAGCCGCTCCGAATTGACCCGCGATTGCCTCGAACGCTTCGGATCATACGTGCTCGTCAAAGACGATGACGAGATGATTCGGATCACGAATGAACTCGCACCTGAGCATTTGCACATTCAGACTCGCGACCCGGAAGCGATGAGCGACCAGATTGATAACGCGGGTGCGATCTTTCTGGGCACCTACACGCCCGTGGCATTGGGCGATTATGCCGCCGGGCCATCGCACGTTCTGCCGACCGGCGGAACTTCGCGGTTCACCAGCGGACTCAACGCCAATGATTTCATGAAGCGAACGAGCATTATCTCGTTTACCCGCAGCGGGTTACGCGAGATTGCCGATGATGTGGTGCGCATCGCGGAAAAGGAAGGACTCACCGGCCACGCCGCCAGTGTGACCATCCGCTTGCAGGAAATCGGGGCACCCGCCAAGCCGAAGAAGCCCGAAAAGCCCGCCGTGACGCCCAAACCGGTGCTCGACAAAGTCCCTGTCCCCGAGAAGCCCAGCGAAAAAAGCCGCCGATAA
- the hisC gene encoding histidinol-phosphate transaminase — translation MASVRPNVRAMTGYVPGEQPRGDQIIKLNTNESPYPPSPSVFAAIQAHLTGDRLRKYPDPTGRAFREVAARVLGVDPDGIVIGNGSDDILTILTRTFVPDQGLMVSATPSYILYRNLAEIQNARFQLVPFADDWTLPQSWPVPKADLTFLANPNSPSGTRIDSHGIQQLLGQLDSPLVLDEAYVDFAPENGVRFSQSSDHSVIVTRTLSKSYALAGIRFGYAVTRPDIAYEMNKVRDSYNCDVLALAAATAALDDQAYLRDIVGKMIATRERMTQAVRELGFTVTPSQANFIWCRRPPEQPVKPLYEALKAKGILVRYMNYPGSGDGLRMSVGTDTEIDRLLEELRRLV, via the coding sequence ATGGCCTCCGTTCGACCGAATGTCCGCGCCATGACTGGCTATGTGCCCGGTGAACAGCCGCGCGGCGATCAGATCATCAAACTCAACACCAACGAAAGCCCGTATCCCCCGTCGCCAAGCGTGTTTGCGGCGATTCAGGCGCATCTCACCGGCGACCGACTCCGGAAATATCCCGATCCGACCGGCCGCGCCTTCCGAGAAGTCGCCGCGCGCGTGCTCGGGGTCGATCCCGATGGCATCGTCATTGGCAATGGATCTGATGATATTCTCACGATTCTCACTCGAACATTCGTGCCCGATCAGGGGCTGATGGTCTCCGCCACGCCCAGCTACATTCTGTATCGCAATCTCGCCGAGATTCAGAACGCTCGGTTCCAATTGGTACCGTTTGCCGACGATTGGACATTGCCGCAATCGTGGCCGGTGCCCAAGGCGGATCTCACGTTTTTGGCCAATCCCAACTCGCCATCCGGAACCCGAATCGACAGCCACGGCATCCAACAATTGCTGGGCCAACTCGACAGCCCGCTGGTACTGGATGAGGCCTATGTCGATTTCGCGCCCGAAAATGGGGTGCGATTCTCGCAATCGAGCGATCATTCGGTGATTGTGACGCGCACGCTGAGCAAGTCGTATGCCCTTGCTGGCATTCGCTTTGGGTACGCGGTCACTCGGCCCGACATCGCTTACGAGATGAACAAAGTTCGAGATTCGTATAATTGTGATGTGCTGGCATTGGCGGCAGCGACGGCTGCGCTCGACGATCAAGCGTATCTGCGCGACATCGTCGGCAAGATGATCGCCACGCGGGAGCGAATGACGCAAGCCGTTCGTGAGCTTGGCTTTACGGTCACTCCCAGCCAGGCGAATTTCATCTGGTGCCGCCGTCCGCCGGAGCAGCCAGTCAAGCCATTGTACGAAGCCCTGAAAGCCAAGGGGATTCTGGTTCGCTACATGAACTACCCCGGTAGCGGGGATGGCCTGCGGATGAGCGTCGGGACCGACACCGAGATTGATCGGCTGCTGGAAGAACTGCGGCGATTGGTATAA
- a CDS encoding PQQ-binding-like beta-propeller repeat protein, with the protein MRQLLRRVLVLGAMLGITATIQAEDWPQWLGTKRDAIWRETGIVDQFPASGLKPTWKVSIGQGYAGPAVAAGKVFVTDRVLNRGSANPANPFDSKTPVGGVERVLCLNEQTGEIIWKHEYPCTYRISYASGPRCTPTVDGDFVYTLGAMGDLFCLETATGKVVWSKNFIKDFGAEPPVWGFSSHPLVDGNKLICLVGGSQGRLVMAFDKRTGETIWKGHSCIGDFGYAPPVIYQVGQTRQLIIWHPQAVMGLDPETGKKFWQVPFESKFALTAPMARYDDGRLFVTAFYNGPLMLKLDTDKPGASILWKGKSNSERPDKTDGLHSIMPTPLFHGDTIYGICSYGELRGLDANTGKRLWADMRAASPDGEPLRWGNAFLVENGDRVFLFNERGELIIAKLSREGYTELSRTKLLEPTNKMAPGRPAVVWMHPAFANKAVIARNDQEIVRYSLAK; encoded by the coding sequence ATGCGACAACTGCTGCGAAGGGTGCTGGTGCTGGGGGCGATGCTGGGCATCACCGCCACGATTCAGGCGGAAGATTGGCCACAATGGCTTGGTACGAAACGAGATGCGATCTGGCGTGAAACCGGAATCGTGGACCAATTTCCTGCCAGTGGCCTGAAGCCCACATGGAAGGTGTCCATTGGTCAAGGCTATGCCGGGCCAGCGGTTGCGGCGGGCAAGGTATTCGTCACCGATCGCGTGCTCAATCGCGGCTCCGCGAATCCGGCCAACCCCTTTGACAGCAAAACCCCCGTGGGTGGCGTCGAGCGCGTCCTGTGCCTGAACGAACAAACTGGCGAGATTATTTGGAAGCACGAATATCCGTGTACCTATCGGATTAGCTACGCCTCGGGGCCGCGCTGCACGCCCACGGTCGATGGCGATTTCGTCTACACGCTCGGGGCGATGGGCGATCTGTTCTGTCTGGAAACTGCGACAGGCAAAGTGGTTTGGTCGAAAAACTTCATCAAGGATTTCGGTGCAGAGCCGCCGGTTTGGGGCTTCTCGTCGCATCCGCTCGTGGATGGCAACAAGCTCATCTGCTTGGTCGGTGGTTCGCAAGGTCGGCTGGTCATGGCCTTCGACAAACGCACGGGCGAAACCATCTGGAAGGGGCATTCCTGCATCGGCGATTTCGGCTATGCCCCGCCGGTGATTTATCAAGTCGGCCAAACGCGCCAGCTCATCATTTGGCATCCGCAAGCCGTGATGGGGCTTGACCCCGAGACAGGCAAGAAATTCTGGCAGGTGCCATTTGAATCGAAGTTCGCGCTCACCGCTCCCATGGCCCGATACGACGATGGCCGCTTATTTGTCACCGCGTTCTACAATGGACCGCTGATGCTGAAGCTGGACACGGACAAGCCCGGAGCATCGATTCTCTGGAAGGGCAAAAGCAATAGCGAACGTCCGGATAAAACCGACGGCCTGCACAGCATCATGCCGACGCCGCTGTTCCATGGCGATACCATTTACGGCATCTGCAGTTATGGCGAATTGCGCGGCCTGGACGCCAACACGGGCAAGCGCTTGTGGGCCGACATGCGAGCCGCTTCCCCCGATGGCGAACCTCTGCGTTGGGGCAACGCCTTTCTGGTGGAAAACGGCGATCGCGTCTTCCTGTTCAACGAGCGCGGCGAACTCATCATCGCCAAGTTGAGCCGCGAAGGGTACACCGAATTGAGCCGCACCAAACTGCTGGAGCCAACCAATAAGATGGCCCCCGGTCGGCCTGCGGTGGTGTGGATGCACCCCGCATTCGCCAACAAAGCCGTCATCGCCCGAAACGATCAAGAAATCGTGCGATATTCGTTGGCGAAATAA
- a CDS encoding ATP-binding protein, translating into MPRLIVIKGTDEGKSFDLTANIIGIGRERTNGIHLHDTEISRRHLELRAADNGQYRLIDLGSINGTLVNTRPVKDHLLQSGDHIQLGQTILVYSTSRPEKAANEDLASRISMVSRHDLEIPSAIVKTISETAGSQILARPDQAGNTTWLKTRLANLSIMYETIQAVSHILDVDVLLDRIMELIFGSIEADHGCIMLRSPDSGEFEPKAVRVRFPEQMTEKIVISRTIMEYVLREKQGILVSDASKDERFSAGQSIVRFNLREVICVPMRGRHETLGVLFLDTTSTVRDMVAAGSEHGKFTEDHIALAIAIAHQAALAIEETRYHHALVQAERLAAVGQTVAALSHHIKNIMQGVIFGSNLVNTALDESNDALLRKGWAMVQRNQGRIHDLMLDMLSFSKDREPSIQSTDLNQIIEDVAEVVAGRAQEKNIRLEVKPSSSLPKVPADPEGVHRSVLNIVSNALDAVEERDQASVVIQTKLESDGEWARIVVVDNGPGIPPDQIEVIFRPFVSTKGARGTGLGLAVSRKIFLEHGGDILVESQIGVGSKFILRLPMKSPLANEYPSGVYPNTGAMTPPEPD; encoded by the coding sequence GTGCCACGCCTGATTGTCATTAAAGGCACCGATGAAGGGAAGTCGTTCGACTTAACCGCCAATATCATCGGCATCGGCCGGGAACGCACCAACGGCATTCATTTGCACGATACCGAAATTTCGCGTCGGCATCTGGAGCTGCGCGCCGCCGACAATGGCCAATATCGCCTCATCGATCTGGGGAGCATCAACGGCACGCTGGTCAACACGCGCCCCGTCAAAGATCATTTGCTGCAATCGGGCGACCACATCCAATTGGGGCAAACGATTCTGGTTTACTCCACATCGCGTCCGGAGAAGGCTGCCAACGAGGATCTCGCCAGTCGAATTTCCATGGTCAGCCGACACGACTTGGAAATTCCCTCCGCGATTGTCAAAACCATCAGCGAAACCGCGGGCAGCCAAATCCTCGCCCGACCCGACCAGGCGGGGAATACCACCTGGCTGAAAACGCGGCTGGCCAATCTCAGCATCATGTACGAAACCATCCAGGCCGTCAGCCACATTCTGGATGTCGATGTGCTGCTGGATCGCATCATGGAACTGATCTTTGGCTCCATCGAAGCGGATCACGGCTGCATCATGCTCCGCAGCCCCGATTCGGGCGAATTCGAGCCGAAGGCGGTGCGCGTGCGATTTCCCGAGCAGATGACCGAAAAAATCGTCATCAGCCGCACCATCATGGAATACGTCCTGCGGGAGAAGCAGGGGATTCTGGTTTCAGATGCCTCGAAAGACGAACGATTCAGCGCTGGGCAAAGTATCGTCCGCTTTAATCTGCGAGAAGTCATTTGCGTGCCAATGCGAGGCCGACACGAGACGCTCGGTGTGCTGTTTCTGGATACCACCAGCACCGTGCGGGATATGGTCGCCGCTGGGTCCGAGCATGGCAAATTTACGGAAGACCATATCGCCCTTGCCATTGCGATTGCGCACCAAGCGGCATTGGCCATCGAAGAAACCCGCTACCACCATGCCCTGGTGCAGGCTGAGCGACTCGCCGCTGTGGGGCAGACCGTCGCGGCGTTGTCGCATCACATCAAAAATATCATGCAGGGCGTGATTTTTGGCAGCAACCTGGTCAACACTGCGCTGGATGAATCGAACGATGCTCTGCTTCGCAAAGGCTGGGCAATGGTGCAGCGCAACCAGGGACGGATTCACGACTTAATGCTGGACATGCTCAGCTTCAGCAAAGACCGTGAGCCGAGCATTCAATCGACCGATCTGAATCAGATCATCGAAGATGTCGCGGAGGTGGTCGCCGGTCGCGCTCAAGAGAAAAATATTCGTCTGGAAGTGAAGCCGTCGAGCAGCCTGCCGAAGGTGCCCGCCGATCCGGAGGGGGTGCATCGCTCGGTGCTGAACATCGTCAGCAACGCACTCGATGCCGTCGAAGAACGCGATCAAGCGAGCGTTGTGATTCAGACGAAGCTGGAAAGCGACGGCGAATGGGCACGAATTGTCGTGGTGGATAATGGACCGGGCATTCCGCCCGATCAGATTGAGGTGATCTTTCGACCGTTTGTCAGCACCAAAGGGGCACGCGGCACTGGGTTGGGGCTGGCCGTCAGCCGCAAGATTTTCCTGGAGCATGGCGGGGATATTCTGGTGGAAAGCCAAATCGGGGTTGGCAGCAAGTTCATCTTGCGATTGCCGATGAAATCCCCCTTGGCGAATGAATATCCTTCAGGTGTCTATCCGAATACCGGCGCGATGACTCCGCCGGAACCGGATTGA
- a CDS encoding HAD family hydrolase yields the protein MRDPIRAVLFDFDGTLADSFDAIIASVNHTRTAFGFEELSIDEIRAQVGWGLRQLMEVVVPSVNPEEAMAIYRDHHKTVMGTHTRLLPGVRTTVETLHKQGKKLAICSNKLVRFTQELIRVLEIAPFFDAVLGPDDVNNRAKPDPAMVLEAMKRLNVRPSETIYVGDMNVDIDTCRAAGIPVWVVPSGLQTAETLSKYRPDRILESMNELVPMLRLLAVAP from the coding sequence ATGCGCGATCCCATTCGAGCCGTGCTCTTTGATTTCGATGGCACCCTTGCGGACAGCTTCGACGCGATCATTGCCAGTGTGAATCATACCCGCACCGCTTTCGGGTTTGAAGAACTGAGCATCGACGAAATTCGGGCGCAGGTCGGTTGGGGCCTGCGCCAACTGATGGAAGTCGTGGTGCCCAGTGTGAATCCGGAAGAAGCCATGGCGATTTACCGAGACCATCATAAAACCGTGATGGGCACCCATACACGATTGCTGCCGGGAGTCCGCACCACGGTGGAAACGCTCCACAAACAGGGCAAAAAACTCGCCATTTGCAGCAACAAATTGGTGCGATTCACCCAAGAGCTCATTCGCGTCTTGGAGATCGCCCCCTTCTTTGATGCAGTCCTGGGGCCAGACGATGTGAATAATCGGGCAAAACCCGATCCGGCGATGGTGCTGGAGGCAATGAAGCGGCTGAATGTGCGGCCCAGCGAGACGATTTACGTGGGCGATATGAACGTGGATATTGACACGTGCCGGGCGGCGGGAATTCCCGTCTGGGTGGTGCCCAGCGGCCTGCAAACGGCGGAGACGCTGAGCAAGTATCGACCCGATCGAATTCTGGAAAGCATGAACGAATTGGTACCAATGCTCCGATTGCTGGCAGTTGCCCCTTGA